The genomic stretch acggagtatgtgcGATTAAGTTCGATAGGGTTGTTCTCGAACAAAATATTATCTTCTAAGACCCATGAGAGGAGTCAAATTTGTTCTCTACTGGTCACAAACACTAATTAACCTCACATTcaaagaggagagaggaacTACTTTATCGATCTACTTTCCGTTTTGTCTACTATTGATTTTGTTAATCTCAATTGGCAATCTTTTTCTCATGCAGATAATCCGATTAGAAGTTGTCTTAGCCTGAAAATTCTACGGGAGTAAAATTGATTATTCACTTGAAAAGGACAAAACACGGTATGCCAATACATTGTAATTACGTGGTAATgagcttttgtttttatttatCTACTTATTgttctattctattttatataattttttGTATGATTTCTCCGACCTTTGAATGCTACAGGTGCATTCAAAGTGGGAATATTGAATTCAAGAGAAATAGCTAGGGTTTACACAAACTCTATCATAAGTACAGACCAAAGACTTCGAGCAAGGTAGAGAAAACcagcaaaaaaaaaaaaaaaaaataaaaaaaaatctgGAAAGGAACGAAAAGCCGAAGTCCCAAGTCAAACAAAGATGGGTGGAGCCCGAAACAGTAGTTCCAGGGAAGCGATCCAAAAAATGATACATGGACAACCAAAGGCTGAAAGAGACTGATCAAGACTCGTCCAATCAGTTTCAATTAGTCGATATAAGGATATACACCTCAGACCTAGTATCTATTAGTGCTTTTGAAACCATTGGCCTCgataataaattaattttctttcactAGAAGCAGACCGTGGATGAGCCGGCCGCTAGGAAAGAAATGTTTTCAAAGAGATCGACTCTTGATGATCAGTGATCGAGTCAGCGACGCAACATCGTTCCGATCGTTTGCTGTACCAGTAGAAAGGACAAAGGCACGGGATAAGAAAGAAcataaacaaaaagaaaatttcctaCCATAGTTGGATATATTGCTAGAAAGTGCGCACAGAGTCCGtggattttattttattctatttcttttcccctccctctaGTTTTCCATGGACCGAAATTTTCTTTCGCCCGAATTTTCTGTCTGCCTTACTCTTTCACACCCGAGGACCACTTTCAAGATCTAGCTAACCTTTCGATAACTAGTACTCCGCGAGAGACTAGACCGCCTAAGACCGTAAACAGGTAATAATACAAGAATACCAAAACTGTCTTGGAACATGATTTCACGCTTTTGACGAAGACATTTTGTCTTCTTATATAATACTACTGGTATGTCGAGTCTCACTCACACAATCTCTTTTGTTCGCCATTTCTGGTGTCAGATTTTACTGGGTAGCAGTGACATTAATTGTTGGGCTAACTCCGTGTCGAGAATCTTTGTAAATCTAACACTGCCCTTTTGTATCGGATGATTATCCCGTGAGGGTGTCAGAAAAATCATGATTAATCAATGATTAGATCAATCAGACTTTACTTGCATAAAATAATTTATCATTATTGAAATAGTCTTTTTagtgtttttatttttttctatatgttttttctttttcttttttcccccctctgTTTACACCCCTggttcttttctattctccgCGCTTATTTATTCGTAATTGACTCCTGTAAAAAGATGGAGCGTAATGGTTTACGGAGCCGATTGTTAGTGGGCTAAATAAAGACTGTGGACACAGTCAGAGATTCAAACAGGAACAGGGCGAACTAAACTGTCGGCCCACCCGCGGCCCTTTTTATTTGATAGGACCGCAGGATCGATGCCCGGTCGTCATCGATGACTTATTACTACTTATTTGATTTGATGGGTATCCTTCTTTCCCAGACCTTACCTTGACGTACattcatacatacatacagtaccgcGCAACAACAATACTACTGTACGCCCCCTCTCTGGTTCTTGCGATCATTAGTATcacttttcatttcctcgtTTCCCTCTCTGCCTCTCTGACCTCAACAACCCCTCTCGACCCGCTTGCGATAAACCTCCACTtttcaacaccaacaccccTGCTAGACGCTGTGCAAACGCTCATCCCGCCCGTCTTACTCGAGTCGTATACCTCGCTGGTCTTTCCAACTAGACCCTTGGCCGCTGTCCCATTCCCTAGCCTTCAttcgtttctttttgcctgCCTTATTCTACTCCTCGCCCATTAAGCGCTGTGGGTCAAGCATCAAATAACCCTCTGCATTCTCCGAAAGAGGTACACACCTCCAGCATCACACTGGTGGCTTCGTTGTTTTATACTGTCTCAAATATGACGCCGTACTGGCGTGGTGCTACCCGGTGATGATTGCCTTGTAGTTCCGGCCGGTCAATCTGCAACCTCATCTGTGGCCTACCAGCTGTGAACAACGCATCACAAGCCCAGCACCCTCGAACAGAAAGGATCACCACCAACCAACTCGGTGGGGaattgtcttttttttccttttccttgcttttttttaaaaattttttttttctttaattttgcctttctctgttgttgttttggtAAAGAGAGAGAATAGGTAACTCAAAAGTATTGAACGACACATTCACACTGACCATCTGCCTGAAAGAATGCAAGATGTCCGGCAGTGATGTCGAGCACGTTTCTTGCTTTCTGAACGGCAACTCTCGTGAGCTCCGGCGccaatcttctccgactACCAACGATTACTTCTATGATGCTCCGACGGAAGACTCCTTTGAAACATCACTAACTGCCTCCTGTTCTGCCGCACCACCTTTTGCCAGTACCACATATTCCGCGCAACAGGGTCTCACAGACTCTCCAATATTGCCTGCAACCGCAGGCCTATCCTCGAACGACCGATCCTCGCCCGACCCTGACGACTACTATCGCCCACATCCACACACATTGGTTGCAATCGGTAATACTGCTGCTGGTTCAGGCGAATCTTTGatggttgaagttgataaCGCCGAAGTTACCGAAGACCACCCGACACAATTTCAACGAGTGTGCTCTGTGCCAGCGCACCCATCGAAGTCTGTGGAAAGCTCAGGGCCCTTTCGCTCGCTCTCAGATTCATCATACGGAAACATTGGGTTCGGATCCACTATCAGGGTACCGCCAGCGCGGGCGTCGACGGCGAGGTCAAGGCAGGTCTCGTTTAAGGACCTCGTGAACAAgttcaacaacaaccaggATCAAGTTCTCCCACTACCGTCAACGTCTACATCCAGAACTGTTAGCCCGGCTAGCCCTACGGATGGGTCAATACAATCCAAGGCTGCTTCACGTCTGCAACAAACTCACCATTCGTCAATTAAGAAAGCCCCAATACCTCGGTGGAACACGATAGGCACTTTTGACCCCGATATAGCGTCAGAACGTTCTCTACCTCGGCTGAGGACAAGCGACATCAAAGATAATGGTCCCAGCTCTTCCAACCTTTCTCAGCGGCCCCCGTTTGGCCAATTGCTTGCATTAGATACGGGTTTTGACAACTTGGGATATGGAACACCCTCACTTCCGCGCCGTCGAGGTTCTGAAGGGACTATCCCGAGCCCAAACCCAGCATTTCTAGACCATCCTGAATCAGCACTTGGCTTGACGCCTTTGACTCCCACCGCTTGGTATCTAGGACGTACGCCGTTTCTAGAGGCTGTTCATACCACTTCGAGTACGCCTAAccaccgaagaacaaggagtGATTTCGCTGGAGATCGACCTGGAGGTGTGGCGGTGTGCCTTTCTGATACCCATATGGCGGTCCAGCCCCCCTTGCAGCCGCAGCCCGGCACATCCCTAGAGAGCCCACATTCCAAGTCACGCATTCCAATTTCTTCCCGCCGCCTTAATTCAGCTTCCGCCTCGGGCGATTCATCGCCGTCTTCACCAACAAGAACCGAGCTAGCTTTCGGCAACCGATCTGCGCAGCAGATCGCTCTGCCGCCGAAAGGCGTTAGCCGCCTGCCCAAGCCATCCCCCAAACAGGCGTCTAATCCCGCTCGTGAACTGACCTACGAGGGCGAAGCAACGTTTGCGACACCGCCCCATGCAAGGCGGGAAGTGGCCCCTGGCAGGGCCCGTCAGTACATCCCTGAGAAGGGTACCCTTTTGGAGGCATACATAGCTGCTCctccgccgaagaagtcaCCGCCTCTCCGTAGTTCACGACCCCGTCAACCCGTCTCACAAACTGCCCAAACGGCGCCACGCTCAAAAGTGGTGGAAACAGTTTCGAATTTTCAAAGACAAATTAACTGTGATCGTGAGCCACGAAACTCCAGGCTCCGAGAGCGACGACTGCCAGAATTGGGTAATGTCGACTTTGCAACCCGGCGACAGAGAATCCAGCAGGCTTTCAATCGCACagttgaagagaatgaacgaaaagaagagaaagcagcAGAGCTCCGACGCCAGGTCAAAGCTCAAGAAGACACACAGCAGCCTGTTCAGCCTACTACACCTAAACAACAGTTTACTGGACTTGCGGATGTGATTACTTCGGCACAGCCTGAAGATAACGTGGCGGTAATCGAGGAACTTGGCGAGTGTGGACATGAAACAAAAGACATGACACCCGAGACAGAGGCTTCCAAAGCGCATCAACAGCTTCACGTCGATACAGACGTATCTTTAACAGAGAATTCTCGAAATACAACAGACTATCATCCGATGACGATGGATTCACCAACATTAGGCCACTCGGGGATAATTTTGAACAGCCAAGGATATGAGTCGACGCCCTGCGACCTGCAACCCGACTCCGCCGTAACAACAGGGTCTAACGAGACCCATACCACCGCATTTGATCCAGAACCTCAAGATGAGCTTTCCAAACAGAATCTACATGCATCGCATAGAACCCTGTTGAGCCAAATAATGCGTATTCGTGATTCTAGCCCCAGCAGTTCATCGTGTGACGAGCAAGATTATGGTTTTTCTGATaatgatgagaaggagtcTATTCCCATTGTTCTGAGAGATGCGTTGGCTATCGAAGACTCTATAGACAGCAGTGAGAACCAAGAGCACCGTGATCTTTATATCAAACAGGGTGCTACTGATACCGACCCAATGAACCGATGGAGTATGAGTTCCTGGTCTTCTTCCCTGCATCACGGAAATTCTTCGGGTGGGCAATGTGAGGGCAGCGATGACGATCTTTCCAACATACAGCATTGTGTCGAGGATAGCGAAGAGGCTACCACTAAGTCATGCTCTGCATCTTCGAGCATCCCATCTGTCATTGGTCATCCACTTTCTCATGCATTGTCCCAGACAGCCAGTGAGGTAACAGAACCAAGTAAAGAAGTCATATCACATACACTTCCTTACGGATCTTCGAACACACCCAGCTTAATAAGGCTGGGTGGGTGGGATTCTAAGCGTGTGTCTCAGCTTTACATAGAGGAGCTTGCGAGTGGCAGGAATCATCCCCTTCCTATGCCAGCGATACGTGCGTCTCCAGAGCCGCCACATTCACGGATTGAGCAAAGGGACGAAGGGAGAAATGATAGTCTGACGGATGATCCTGTTCTAATAACGGAAACTGACCGTATCCAACCCTCAGAACGGATGCGACATCCCGCAAGCTTGTTTTTACGTGACGACTGGGAGCATGCGTCTCCATCAATAATGGATTGGATGCAGATAGCCGTCGATGAAGGATCCGCACATCAGGACCCCACGATTGACAACAGCCGGAGAAATAATGGTGTCCCAACATCGCAGTTAGTGACCCCCAACGCACATCCAAAAGGCGCCGACGAAGGCCTAGGTCTGGCAATCAATGTGCATCCACCTCAGGAGTTTGATAATGACGATGTCCCACCGCCTCCTATACCACGTCATGATCCTCCAGCTCCCCCCTCCGACACTCAAGAGAGCACTGTTCATCCTCCCCCACAGATTCCTGTGGTTCATCCCAACATCTTTTCGAACGCCATCTTCGCGCCGCTGGGGCCCGTTCAAAGCACCGATAGCAGTGAAGACTCCTCTCTCCGGCGACTTGAGCCGACACCTTCCTCACAGACAGTAGACTCATCGGCAACCTCGTTGGTTCCTTCGACTTCAGAACACCCTCGCCCACGAACCGCGTCCCCAACTCCAGAACAACGCCAACTGAAGAAGCGGCGACACGTCATAAAGGAATTAGTTGATACCGAATACACGTTCGGGAGGGACATGAAAGTCGTCGATGATATTTATAAAGGCACTTCGAGTTCATGCCTAGACCTCTCCACAGAAGATGTCAAAGTGCTCTTTGCAAATTCGGACCAAGTCGTGCAATTTTCTATGGCTTTCCAGGACACTCTTAAGGAGGCAGCGAAAAGTGTTTATATAATGCCTAAATCCCAACGGTGGACCAGCCGGCGTAACGCGCGAAATCCTATAACAAAGACGGATCAAGAATCTTCTACTGAAACTAGCACTTCCGACCTGGAGAAAGATAATGCGACTTTCATTGGGCAGGCATTCATAGCGCATATAGCAaacatggagaaggtttACGCCGACTACTTGAAGAACCACGATGCTGCCAATAAGAAACTTCAGACCCTGCAGAAGAACCCGAAAGTGGCTATTTGGCTCAAAGAATGTCGGGACTGGGCATCGGATCTCACAACAGCATGGGATCTAGATTCGTTGCTCGTCAAGCCAGTACAGCGGATCTTGAAATATCCGCTCCTCTTAAGTGAACTCCTTGAATCAACACCTCAGGATCATCCAGACCGTGCTGCGCTCATTAATGCACTTGAAGAGGTTACGAACATCTCTGTTCGTATAAACGAGCTGAAGAAACGTGCAGATGTCGTGGGGCAAGTGGTTGgccgaaagagaaaagagtcTGATGTTAGGGCAGGCTTGTCAAAGGCATTTGGACGTCGCACAGAGAAGTTGAAGCAACAGGTTGGCATATCCGATCTGGTCGAAGACAAGGAATACGATGCTCTGTCTCAGAGGTTCGGAGACaatttctttcaattgcAAGTTGTCATGCGGGATGCGGAGGGGTATACGCGTGAAGTACAGGGATCCATAGACTGCTTGGGCGAAATCACCAGCGCTATAGAAGAGTTTATCAAAGTCGCCCCAACTGCTTACCATGAAATTGAAGGCAAATGCGATGAGCTGAGGGCGGTTGTTCAAGGTGTATTGACAGAGGCACTACCCAACCATGTAAGTACAATCCATTGTGGAAGCATTGGTATCCAGCATGACTAACAATGTCCAGATCGCTGTCGTTCGTAAGAGCGTCATTGACCCAATGGTCACATTGCTTAAACTTCATGATGGACCACAGAGAGTGATGAAAAAGCGCGACAAACGCCTTATGGATTATGCCCGCTTCAAGAGCATCAAGGAACGAGGGGACAAGCCGGACAAGAAAACCACCGAGCAAGGAGAGCAGTTTGTAGCTCTCAACGAAGCCCTTAAAGATGAACTTCCGAAACTCTACTCTCTTACCGCCAAATTGATGGAGGCTTGCCTGAAAAGCTTCGTTCATATACAAACGTCGTGGTTTAAAACTTTGCAGGACAAACTTTGCCCCCTAGTGGACTCGTTCCCGGACGATATCCAGAAGGTGATTGGTGATTGGAATGCGAATTTCAGCTTCTCTGAGGCACAGGTACTGTCGCTAGGCATCTGCAACGGCTCGTTGTTGGCAGACGCTGTCAACCTTGTCAATTTCAACACTCCTCCAACCGGAGCAAATATTAGTTCGCCGCGGTGCCCATCAACAGTCAATAGTGCCAGTACTCGCGTCGGATCCACTATGGATGAATCACCCAAAGCTTCCCATGATTTTGGCAGTGGTAGCCACGCTTTCCAGTCGCCAAGTCTTGATAGCCAGTCCCAAATCTCTCTTGGACGCAAGCGTGCTGATTCAACTTTCTCGGGTCGCGCTCCACCAGATTCGATTGAATTACCCCGGAGTCAAATGTTGCAACAGATTACTGGCTCCTCATCAGCTTCTGTACTTCAGCCCAGCTCTAACAGAGAGTCTTGTCCAAGCCTGCCTCGGTTGAGCCTTGATTCTCCATTCCTTGTCGACGTCATTGGCCCTTCTGAGAGTAGCGACAAACCAACCGAAGAACAGCCGAGCTCTCCTGGTCGGTACTCCGGCTTTTTCTCGTCCGCTATGCCAATGTCGGATAACCCACAAGACAACCCTCCCCAGGAGAACGAAGCACCTAAAGAGCCCGCTGTGCTATTCCTTGCTGCTAGTATCTATGAATTCAACATTGACCGTGCCCGACGAGAAGCCGGGTATCCCTACTTGACATACGTCGTCGGAGAAATTTTTGATGTCATCGCTGAAAAGGGCGAGCTGTGGCTAGCCAAGAACCAGGACGACCCTACTCACCAGGTCGGCTGGATCTGGAATAAGCATTTTGCGAAGCTTTCAACCTGAAGTCACTATCTGATGGAATTATTACTTGTTTCAATATTGTACAACTTGCATGGAGATCTCCAGCGTCATGGTATGCTGGGTCTGTTGGTCTTAGACCGGATCTAACCCAGAAAACGTCGACGCTCCATAGAAGGCCGCCCTGGAGTTATCGGTCTTCACGTTCCTCTTTATGATATGTGTTATGAAGTTTTGGGGCCGtgtttattttttttttattgtggTCTGGCAACCAGTCAACTATTGGCTGTGATCAGGTCATCTGCTTTGATTCTGCTTTGAAACATCTGGTATGTGTGGGAAAATATATGtttttctctgcttttgCGAAGGTGTTTACGGTTTCTCGTGCTACTGAAGGCACAATCTATCAGAGACACTCAAATGTACGTTTAGATACCCCTTGATTTAGTTGTTCAATGCACTAGAAGTTAAAATGTAAACATGTGGTATGCGTAAACGCAGAATGCTAAACGTAGCGAACTACTTCTCATAGTGGTAGGAGGGTATGGTAAGGTAAGGTACAACCAACTGACCTCCCCTCGATTTTATGAATCACACacgagaagaataagaagtAAGGCAAAGGAGTAAAGAGAGATGTTTctgtgtactccgtagttaaGCGTCACGTGTACACCAGCCACAACCGAAGCCACAGTGACGTCGCGGGATTCCGGAACGGCTTCAATCGTATCGCCGCAAGGGGCGACTTCTCGTGCACCACAGGTGGGAACGGCCTGTCACTCGGCTGTTGCTTTGATACTATCTTCTCTATCCGACACCAGGTAATTGGCTGTTTCGTCCCCGTTGGGATCATTTCCCAGGTTTCCTCTCTGTTCCTCTACAGAACAAGTTGATCGACTCCCCGCAACCACGACTTGTTTCATCTTTCGGATCGGACTATTCTCCCCTCGTCCGATAGAGAAAATCCACACAAGGAGTTATAAAGCCAAACCGTTTCACCCCCGGAAAAGGTAGATAAGGGCTCAGATATATGCGCCGGTAGCCGTCGAATGCACAGCAATCGTTCCCCGCTCTCTACGACGGCCCTTCGATTCGGCAGAAGCAAGCCTACCGATTGCCGCCCTCCCAAGAGATTCGTGGATAGATAATACAATTGAGGTTCGCGATTATCGCGCAAGCTAAAGACGGGCAGGATGCTTGATGGCGGATTGGGCAAGTTGCACAAGAGGATGAAGCGCTTTGGTGATACGGTAGGTCCTGGGTCGCTTGGCTTTTCTCGTGTCGGATTCATGACGGAAAGCTTATCTCCAGCAGTTAAACCCCGATGATGCATATTTGAGCTGTGAGTCCATGGTTGATTGACACTAGTCTCTGATAAGGACAATGTCTGACTAGACTGGAGCACACAGACTATGACATTCGATGTATGTTGCGGTTCTCTTAGCACTCGGTTAATAGAAGACCTTACATTTGACAGTGACGAGGGAGGATATGCAATCACTCAAGAATGACTGGCTCACAGATAATGTGGGTGTGATCGCACCCTCCGATGGATCCTAGCTAATTTATCATAGATCATATCCTTCTGGGAGGAGTAAGTCGACTGGGCCTGTTCCACCATCGCCTAAACTGATTTCTTCAGATACTTGGAACGCGAGTTCCTCGTCAATTATAAATCATCCAATATTGTTCTTCTGCGGCCCAGCATGTCGTTCATGATCTTGCAGACGCCCAATCCGCACACACTCCGCGAGGCCTTACCCGACTTCACGCGGACAACGCATGTCTTCCTCCCTATTAATGACTGTCGCAATGTTACTGAAGCCGAAGGCGGGACTCACTGGTCGTTGCTTCTCATATCCATTGTTGATGGGATAGCATTCCATTACGATTCACTTCCTCCTGGAAACGTCCGGGAAGCCGGGACGGTGACCATGAAATTTGGCGCTTTACTCAACCGACCCATTCGATTCATTCATCTACAAGACTCACCGGTACAAGAGAACGGTAGCGACTGCGGTGTATTTGTGTGTCTGAGTATGCGACATTTGCTGCTGAAAAGGCTGTTGACTGCGAACGCCAGCGAGAAAGTTAGCATGAGTCTCGGCGGAATGAAAGTAGATGCCCgcggagggagaaaagagatgACCAAGATTATTGATGGCTTCCGAAAGGAAGGTGAACGACGCAGGTCGTATGTCGCTGAACAAGTGCATCGACGTGATTATGCTAACCTTTCATTGAACAGAGCTAGTCTCAGCCCGCTAGGGAAGAAGTCAGCAAGCCCTGGTCCTCCACGAATTGAATGATAAAAGTATATCGGATCCCAAGGGGGTATATATGAAAACAAATGGGTCGGTGAAGGCGTCAAGAGGATGCGGAGTTCAAGTATATGGATAATGCATACGTCAGGGAGGATATGGTTATGAAATAAGGCGGGGACCTTATCACTTCACGTTCTTTCTCAGCATTTTTTTACGCTCTGatggtttcctttttttcatttttctatAATTCATTCTTGTGTCTTCGTTTATCTCGTGGAATCCATCATATTACCGACTACAATTGGCATTAACCGTCATTATTGAACCTATAAGGACCCTACTCTTAATGTTACATAATGTATTTCACATGGTGGGAAGCCATTCGGCCAGGATATGGGTAACTCAGGGATTTGACACAAACACCTCACTCCACGTCCTGTACTCGGTTATATTAGCGCCTTTCATGCAGCCATCAATCGAATCATTATACGCTCTTACAGGTACTAGAGGATCCTGACACGCTTGTGTGTGGAATCACTGCGTCCGATATTACATCTTATGCCATCAAGCAAGTCCCAAAACCCTAAACCTCAAACAGAAAGTACACATAAGCACCGTCACTCCCCTACATCACGATCAGCTCCCCATCTGCCGTATTTCTCCATGATGCGCCATTTCCAGGTTCGATGGCGGACAGCTCTACCCCAGTAATAAAACGGCACGGCAATCAGGATAATGACACCAGCGATACAGGCCATTTCTCCAAACGCCTTGCTGTATCCTTCCAAAGTGATCCAGGGGTTGGTGTAGAATGATAAGAGGAATCCGAATGCCGCTAgtatcatatcatatcagTTCCAGTTTCAGTTCcaggggaggaggaaggggtgtTCTTGATTGTGTGTGTGCTGAGTGGAGGTTGGACGTACCTTTAAATGCCAGTATGGAGACTGTTATCTCCCCCACGGACGGTCTATAGCTGTCGATAACGTACACCATTGCCACATTTGTAGCTTGTACGATTGCGAAGTTTAGTAGTCCCAGAGCTATGGTCGGGGCTATCCAGTGCAGGTTGTTGTTTATCCCGACACCGTATAGTACTAGTGCTGCCGGGGCGCATACGCCTCCGATAGCAATGGATGGAAGACGCATCTCGGGTTGCCGGATGCCGTCGTTGCGTCGTGTTAGCCAATCAGCCACCCAGTCTGATACCTGGCCGCCGAAGGTGATGCCAATCAAGGATCCAATTAAGCCGGCGATAAAGCAAAGTCCGGATTGCCATGGTGCGAAGCCATAGGTTGTCGAGAAGGCAGTGGCGAAATTGGATGTTATGGCCACGAGAAACCCAATTGTTACGGCGAAGACTAGCGATGTCCATAGTACGGGTGGAAGAATGATCAGCACGATTGGTCTGAGAAAAATGCGGAACAGAGGCTCGGATGTGTGGATGCCGGTGAATAGACGGAGGGAACTGAGATATGAAGGTTTCTTTCGAATCTGTAATGTCTCTGGCTCAGCATTTTCGTGATGTTCGGATGTTACAGCTGACTTTGACGCTGTCCGCGCACCTACAGAGAGATTTGATGCGGCATCCCGCTCCAGAGCACTGTTACGATCGAATGTGGTTTCGGGGAATGTGAAAATCACGAGCAGAGTGACGCCGCCGATTAATGCAGTAGCCACATAGAAGATGTATCTCCAGTGAAGCGAGATTGTGATGAGCCCGTCGATTATGATGCCGGCGGCCACACCAACAGACAAGGCCGCCGTATAGAGCGACATGGCTGCGCCTCTttcatggagaaagaagatgtctGTGATTGTCAGTGGCCCCAGACATTCCCCTGCACCTGCAGCCAGTCCCATAATGATTCG from Aspergillus oryzae RIB40 DNA, chromosome 1 encodes the following:
- a CDS encoding putative Rho guanyl nucleotide exchange factor (invasion-inducing protein TIAM1/CDC24 and related RhoGEF GTPases) yields the protein MSGSDVEHVSCFLNGNSRELRRQSSPTTNDYFYDAPTEDSFETSLTASCSAAPPFASTTYSAQQGLTDSPILPATAGLSSNDRSSPDPDDYYRPHPHTLVAIGNTAAGSGESLMVEVDNAEVTEDHPTQFQRVCSVPAHPSKSVESSGPFRSLSDSSYGNIGFGSTIRVPPARASTARSRQVSFKDLVNKFNNNQDQVLPLPSTSTSRTVSPASPTDGSIQSKAASRLQQTHHSSIKKAPIPRWNTIGTFDPDIASERSLPRLRTSDIKDNGPSSSNLSQRPPFGQLLALDTGFDNLGYGTPSLPRRRGSEGTIPSPNPAFLDHPESALGLTPLTPTAWYLGRTPFLEAVHTTSSTPNHRRTRSDFAGDRPGGVAVCLSDTHMAVQPPLQPQPGTSLESPHSKSRIPISSRRLNSASASGDSSPSSPTRTELAFGNRSAQQIALPPKGVSRLPKPSPKQASNPARELTYEGEATFATPPHARREVAPGRARQYIPEKGTLLEAYIAAPPPKKSPPLRSSRPRQPVSQTAQTAPRSKVVETVSNFQRQINCDREPRNSRLRERRLPELGNVDFATRRQRIQQAFNRTVEENERKEEKAAELRRQVKAQEDTQQPVQPTTPKQQFTGLADVITSAQPEDNVAVIEELGECGHETKDMTPETEASKAHQQLHVDTDVSLTENSRNTTDYHPMTMDSPTLGHSGIILNSQGYESTPCDLQPDSAVTTGSNETHTTAFDPEPQDELSKQNLHASHRTLLSQIMRIRDSSPSSSSCDEQDYGFSDNDEKESIPIVLRDALAIEDSIDSSENQEHRDLYIKQGATDTDPMNRWSMSSWSSSLHHGNSSGGQCEGSDDDLSNIQHCVEDSEEATTKSCSASSSIPSVIGHPLSHALSQTASEVTEPSKEVISHTLPYGSSNTPSLIRLGGWDSKRVSQLYIEELASGRNHPLPMPAIRASPEPPHSRIEQRDEGRNDSLTDDPVLITETDRIQPSERMRHPASLFLRDDWEHASPSIMDWMQIAVDEGSAHQDPTIDNSRRNNGVPTSQLVTPNAHPKGADEGLGLAINVHPPQEFDNDDVPPPPIPRHDPPAPPSDTQESTVHPPPQIPVVHPNIFSNAIFAPLGPVQSTDSSEDSSLRRLEPTPSSQTVDSSATSLVPSTSEHPRPRTASPTPEQRQLKKRRHVIKELVDTEYTFGRDMKVVDDIYKGTSSSCLDLSTEDVKVLFANSDQVVQFSMAFQDTLKEAAKSVYIMPKSQRWTSRRNARNPITKTDQESSTETSTSDLEKDNATFIGQAFIAHIANMEKVYADYLKNHDAANKKLQTLQKNPKVAIWLKECRDWASDLTTAWDLDSLLVKPVQRILKYPLLLSELLESTPQDHPDRAALINALEEVTNISVRINELKKRADVVGQVVGRKRKESDVRAGLSKAFGRRTEKLKQQVGISDLVEDKEYDALSQRFGDNFFQLQVVMRDAEGYTREVQGSIDCLGEITSAIEEFIKVAPTAYHEIEGKCDELRAVVQGVLTEALPNHVSTIHCGSIGIQHD
- a CDS encoding uncharacterized protein (predicted protein), translated to MKKRDKRLMDYARFKSIKERGDKPDKKTTEQGEQFVALNEALKDELPKLYSLTAKLMEACLKSFVHIQTSWFKTLQDKLCPLVDSFPDDIQKVIGDWNANFSFSEAQVLSLGICNGSLLADAVNLVNFNTPPTGANISSPRCPSTVNSASTRVGSTMDESPKASHDFGSGSHAFQSPSLDSQSQISLGRKRADSTFSGRAPPDSIELPRSQMLQQITGSSSASVLQPSSNRESCPSLPRLSLDSPFLVDVIGPSESSDKPTEEQPSSPGRYSGFFSSAMPMSDNPQDNPPQENEAPKEPAVLFLAASIYEFNIDRARREAGYPYLTYVVGEIFDVIAEKGELWLAKNQDDPTHQVGWIWNKHFAKLST
- a CDS encoding Ulp1 protease family protein (sentrin-specific cysteine protease (Ulp1 family)), translating into MLDGGLGKLHKRMKRFGDTTLHLTVTREDMQSLKNDWLTDNIISFWEEYLEREFLVNYKSSNIVLLRPSMSFMILQTPNPHTLREALPDFTRTTHVFLPINDCRNVTEAEGGTHWSLLLISIVDGIAFHYDSLPPGNVREAGTVTMKFGALLNRPIRFIHLQDSPVQENGSDCGVFVCLSMRHLLLKRLLTANASEKVSMSLGGMKVDARGGRKEMTKIIDGFRKEGERRRSYVAEQVHRRDYANLSLNRASLSPLGKKSASPGPPRIE